In Streptomyces sp. NBC_00341, the DNA window CTTGTAGATCCCGACGTGGCTGATGTCGTCGTAGAAGAAGACCAGGTCACCGGGCTGGAGGTCCGCCGTGGCGATCCGGGTCCCGACGTTCACCTGGTCCCAGGTGGTCCGCGGAATGCTGACGCCCGCGGCCTTCCAGGCCGCCTGGGTCAGCCCCGAGCAGTCGTACGAGGACGGGCCGGTGGCCCCCCAGACGTACGGTTTGCCCATCTGGGCCCTGGCGAACGCGAGGACCTTCTCGGCCTTCGTCGTCGCGCTGCTGTCCGAGCCGGAGCCAGAACCGGAACCGGTGCCCGTTCCCGTGCCCGTACCGGAGCCCGTGCCGCTGCCGCTGCCGGCCTCCTTGGCCTTGCGCTCTGCCTCCGCCTTCGCGGCCGCCTGCTTCTTCGCCAGCTCCTTTGCCTTGCGCGCGGCCTCGGCCTTCTTCTTCTCCTCCAGCTCGGCCAGCCGCGCCTTCTCCTGCGCGGTCAGCTTCGACAGCAGCGTGCGCGCCTCGGTCAGCTTGTTCTGCACGTCCTGCTTGCTGGTGCGCAGCTTGGTCTGCGACGCGGTGAGCGTCTCCAGGCTCGTCACCGCCTCTGCCCGCTTCTTCGACGCCTGCGCCTGCTTCGTCCGGAAGTCCGTGACGGCCTGCTGCTGGTTCGTGGCCATCCGGTTCATCAGGTGGGTCTGGTCGAAGAACGACTGCGGGTCGTTGGCCAGGAAGAAGGTGGCGGTCGGCGCGAGCGCGCCGTCGCGGTACTGGGCGGCCGCGTAGTTCCCGAGCGTCCGGCGGGCGTCGTTCAGCTTGTCGGCGCGCTTGGCGATGTCGTCCAGCAGCCCGTCCACCTTGGTGCGCTGCGCGGCGGACGCCTCTTTCGCCTCGTCGTAGTGCTGGGTCGCGGTGCCCGCCTGCCGGTAGAGGTCGTCGACCTTCTTCTGGACGTCCTCGATGCTGGGCTTCGGGGCCGGGGCCGCCAGCGCGCTCTGCGTGGACAGCAGGGTCACCGAGGCGAGTGCGGCCGTCGTGAACCCGATGGCGGGGGTGGTGCTGCGCACCCGGGGGCGCGGTTTGCGATGCGATGCCAAGGCCGGCATTTCCTTCCGTGGACCGCCTACCGGGTTAGCTGTCGGGTTCGGGCGGAACGGAAGGCTGCCCTACGGTCCTGGTGGGGGTTGCGGACCGATTCACCCCGGTGCTGCGTGTGGGTCCCCG includes these proteins:
- a CDS encoding NlpC/P60 family protein; protein product: MPALASHRKPRPRVRSTTPAIGFTTAALASVTLLSTQSALAAPAPKPSIEDVQKKVDDLYRQAGTATQHYDEAKEASAAQRTKVDGLLDDIAKRADKLNDARRTLGNYAAAQYRDGALAPTATFFLANDPQSFFDQTHLMNRMATNQQQAVTDFRTKQAQASKKRAEAVTSLETLTASQTKLRTSKQDVQNKLTEARTLLSKLTAQEKARLAELEEKKKAEAARKAKELAKKQAAAKAEAERKAKEAGSGSGTGSGTGTGTGTGSGSGSGSDSSATTKAEKVLAFARAQMGKPYVWGATGPSSYDCSGLTQAAWKAAGVSIPRTTWDQVNVGTRIATADLQPGDLVFFYDDISHVGIYKGDGMMIHAPKPGANVREESIFYMPIYGSVRPG